The Microbacterium limosum genome contains a region encoding:
- a CDS encoding DUF1992 domain-containing protein: MITTDDPREAAARYRAAQTGEGDGTPPEEEPRPMTQAERAAVVEIAIAQAVRRGEFDDLPGAGKPLQGLERGHDPDWWIRRKIETEQLRGLGPPAIALRVENAELDDRLDALGRESDVREVLEDFNNRIIEARRQLLGGPPVVTPVRDVEANIEAWRERREAAAATAEALAAPRSSRRRWWRRGR; encoded by the coding sequence GTGATCACGACGGACGATCCGAGAGAGGCCGCGGCTCGCTATCGGGCCGCCCAGACGGGCGAGGGCGACGGCACTCCGCCCGAGGAGGAGCCGCGTCCGATGACGCAGGCCGAACGCGCGGCGGTCGTGGAGATCGCGATCGCCCAGGCCGTCCGCCGCGGCGAGTTCGACGACCTGCCCGGAGCCGGCAAGCCTCTGCAGGGTCTGGAACGCGGGCACGACCCGGATTGGTGGATCCGTCGCAAGATCGAGACCGAGCAGCTGCGCGGCCTCGGCCCCCCGGCGATCGCCCTCAGGGTGGAGAACGCCGAGCTGGACGACCGGCTCGACGCGCTGGGCCGGGAAAGCGACGTGCGGGAGGTTCTCGAGGACTTCAACAACCGCATCATCGAGGCACGACGGCAGCTGCTCGGCGGGCCGCCCGTGGTCACCCCCGTGCGCGACGTGGAGGCGAACATCGAGGCGTGGCGGGAGCGTCGCGAGGCGGCGGCGGCCACCGCCGAGGCCCTCGCCGCCCCGCGCTCCAGCCGGCGGCGCTGGTGGCGGCGTGGGCGCTAG
- a CDS encoding NADPH-dependent F420 reductase yields the protein MSTVGIIGAGNIGSTLARGLVDRGYDVVISNSREPETLQHLVAELGPRARAATVADAAAAGDWAIVTVPLGAIYAIPAGPLAGKIVVDTNNYYWERDGHIAELDEKTTTTSEMLQRRLPDSTVVKGFNHIMSSQILTDGAAPGTPGRRALATASDSAAGVDFVTRLYEAFGFDTVNVGPLSESWRVERDQPAYVVRQTATELQENLARAQR from the coding sequence ATGAGCACCGTCGGAATCATCGGAGCAGGCAACATCGGATCGACCCTCGCCCGGGGGCTCGTCGACCGCGGCTACGACGTCGTGATCAGCAACTCCCGCGAGCCGGAGACGCTGCAGCATCTCGTCGCCGAGCTCGGACCCCGCGCACGCGCCGCGACCGTCGCAGACGCGGCCGCCGCGGGCGACTGGGCGATCGTGACCGTGCCGCTCGGCGCGATCTACGCGATCCCGGCCGGGCCGCTTGCGGGCAAGATCGTCGTCGACACCAACAACTACTACTGGGAGCGCGACGGCCACATCGCCGAGCTCGACGAGAAGACGACCACGACGTCCGAGATGTTGCAGCGGCGTCTGCCGGACTCCACGGTCGTCAAGGGCTTCAACCACATCATGTCGTCTCAGATCCTCACCGACGGCGCGGCGCCGGGCACCCCGGGCCGCCGGGCCCTCGCGACGGCGAGCGATTCCGCCGCGGGCGTCGACTTCGTCACGCGTCTCTACGAGGCCTTCGGCTTCGACACCGTCAACGTGGGCCCGCTGTCCGAGAGCTGGCGCGTCGAGCGCGACCAGCCGGCGTACGTCGTCCGCCAGACCGCGACGGAGCTGCAGGAGAACCTCGCCCGCGCACAGCGCTGA
- a CDS encoding iron-containing redox enzyme family protein, with the protein MSALDIAPTDAPSPPAGFVARFDGPRPGAALPAPRGPLSALLLETLTSRVAAPSSEHLVAVAERAAHEPDDLARDEDAQLSLFLLYASHYGSLPDIDARHEWDLGIIAARGVLERRFEGDLRERVEVPEAPEPTREAVAAALFALTAPTPGPSLSRFVAKKATIAQVREFLIHRSVYTLREADPHSWAIPRLRGVPKVALVESQADEYGGGDPVRMHAAIFARTLRGAGIDDRYGAYLDHIPATTLASLNMMSMFGLNRRLLGAIVGHLAAFEMTSSLPNRSYGDGFRRLGFGPDVTEYFDEHVEADAVHEQIAGRDLAGSLAEQDPALLPDILFGAAACLTVDEWGADDMLSAFEEGRSSLREPLVP; encoded by the coding sequence ATGAGCGCCCTAGATATCGCGCCCACCGATGCACCCTCGCCCCCCGCGGGATTCGTCGCGCGCTTCGACGGCCCCCGCCCAGGCGCTGCGCTGCCGGCGCCTCGCGGTCCTCTCAGCGCCCTCCTCCTGGAGACGCTGACCTCCCGCGTCGCGGCGCCGTCGAGCGAACACCTCGTCGCGGTGGCCGAGCGCGCGGCCCACGAGCCGGACGACCTCGCCCGTGACGAGGATGCCCAGCTCTCGCTGTTCCTGCTGTACGCCAGTCACTACGGGTCCCTCCCGGACATCGACGCGCGCCACGAGTGGGACCTCGGCATCATCGCCGCGCGGGGTGTGCTCGAGCGACGGTTCGAGGGCGATCTGCGCGAGCGCGTGGAGGTCCCCGAGGCTCCGGAGCCGACGAGGGAAGCCGTGGCAGCCGCGCTCTTCGCGCTCACCGCCCCGACCCCGGGGCCGAGCCTGTCGCGCTTCGTCGCGAAGAAGGCGACGATCGCGCAGGTGCGGGAGTTCCTCATCCATCGCAGCGTGTACACGCTTCGCGAGGCCGACCCGCACTCGTGGGCGATCCCTCGACTGCGCGGCGTGCCCAAGGTGGCGCTCGTGGAGAGCCAGGCCGATGAGTACGGCGGCGGCGACCCCGTCCGGATGCACGCGGCGATCTTCGCGCGGACGCTGCGCGGTGCCGGCATCGACGATCGCTACGGCGCCTATCTCGACCACATCCCCGCCACGACGCTCGCGTCGCTGAACATGATGTCGATGTTCGGCCTGAACCGCCGCCTGCTCGGGGCGATCGTCGGGCACCTCGCGGCGTTCGAGATGACGTCGTCACTGCCGAACCGCTCCTACGGCGACGGCTTCCGGCGCCTCGGCTTCGGTCCCGATGTGACGGAGTACTTCGACGAGCATGTCGAGGCCGACGCCGTGCACGAGCAGATCGCCGGACGCGATCTCGCCGGCTCGCTCGCCGAGCAGGACCCGGCGCTCCTCCCCGACATCCTCTTCGGCGCGGCCGCCTGTCTCACCGTCGACGAGTGGGGCGCGGACGACATGTTGAGCGCGTTCGAGGAGGGGCGGTCGTCCTTGCGCGAGCCCCTCGTGCCGTGA
- a CDS encoding polysaccharide biosynthesis tyrosine autokinase produces MELSDYIRILRKNWLVIVALTLVGIGSAAAYSLTREPQYEATSQVFVSSQAGSTVAELQQGNTFTQARVTTYVNLVTTPIILNPVISDLGLENISANGLAEKVSASSPLNTTIISITVTDPSAAEAARLANAVAASLTEQVEDLETLPDSDASPIKLTLVKDADAPFVPVSPNVPLNLALGALVGLALGVGFAVLRTVLDTRIRSTRDVEAITERPIIGAIPFDPRAKERPIILKEDPTNPRSEAFRALRTNLQFLDMDGGHSFVITSSMPSEGKSTTAVNLAIALADAGKRVVLVDADLRKPKVHEYLGVEGGVGLTDVLIGRVHLTDVLQQWGSRSLYVLPAGKIPPNPSELLGSAQMHALLEAFSRDVDVVILDAPPLLPVTDAAVLAKRTSGAIVVVAAGDTSRHQLEGAIDALETVDAKVAGIVLTMVPTRGPDAYGYGYGYGYGGYGYGGHAPESPKPKPAKASTRRARRSAETAPEQVRTGAPKGSASIDDLL; encoded by the coding sequence GTGGAGCTCAGCGACTACATCCGTATCCTGCGAAAGAACTGGCTCGTGATCGTCGCGCTGACGCTCGTGGGCATCGGCTCCGCAGCGGCGTACAGCCTCACGCGCGAACCGCAGTACGAGGCCACCAGCCAGGTCTTCGTCTCGAGCCAGGCGGGCTCCACCGTCGCCGAGCTGCAGCAGGGGAACACGTTCACACAGGCGCGCGTGACGACCTACGTCAACCTCGTGACGACGCCCATCATCCTGAACCCGGTCATCTCGGACCTCGGCCTGGAGAACATCAGCGCCAACGGCCTCGCCGAGAAGGTGAGCGCATCGAGCCCCCTGAACACGACGATCATCTCGATCACGGTCACCGACCCGAGCGCCGCGGAGGCGGCCCGCCTGGCGAACGCCGTCGCGGCGAGCCTCACCGAACAGGTCGAAGACCTCGAGACCCTGCCCGACTCGGACGCGAGCCCCATCAAGCTCACCCTCGTGAAGGATGCCGACGCGCCCTTCGTGCCCGTCAGCCCCAACGTGCCGCTCAACCTCGCCCTCGGCGCCCTCGTCGGCCTCGCCCTCGGCGTCGGATTCGCCGTCCTCCGCACCGTGCTCGACACCCGCATCCGCTCCACCCGCGATGTGGAGGCGATCACCGAACGCCCGATCATCGGCGCGATCCCCTTCGACCCGCGTGCGAAGGAACGGCCGATCATCCTCAAGGAAGACCCGACCAACCCCCGCAGCGAGGCGTTCCGGGCGCTGCGCACGAACCTCCAGTTTCTCGACATGGACGGCGGTCACAGCTTCGTCATCACCTCGAGCATGCCGAGCGAGGGCAAGTCGACGACCGCCGTCAACCTCGCGATCGCGCTCGCGGACGCGGGCAAGCGCGTCGTGCTCGTCGACGCCGACCTGCGCAAGCCGAAGGTGCACGAGTACCTGGGTGTCGAGGGCGGCGTGGGGCTCACCGACGTGCTCATCGGCCGCGTGCACCTCACCGACGTCCTCCAGCAGTGGGGCTCGCGCAGCCTCTACGTCCTGCCCGCGGGCAAGATCCCCCCGAACCCGAGCGAGCTGCTGGGGTCGGCGCAGATGCACGCACTGCTCGAAGCCTTCTCGCGAGATGTCGACGTCGTCATCCTCGACGCTCCCCCACTGCTGCCCGTGACGGATGCCGCGGTGCTCGCCAAGCGCACCAGTGGCGCCATCGTCGTCGTCGCGGCCGGCGACACCAGTCGTCACCAGCTCGAGGGCGCCATCGACGCGCTCGAGACGGTGGACGCGAAGGTGGCCGGCATCGTGCTCACCATGGTTCCCACACGTGGACCGGATGCCTACGGCTACGGGTACGGGTACGGGTACGGCGGTTACGGCTACGGGGGCCACGCCCCCGAGTCCCCGAAGCCGAAGCCGGCGAAGGCATCGACGCGCAGGGCGCGCCGCTCGGCGGAGACGGCGCCGGAACAGGTCCGCACGGGCGCGCCGAAGGGCAGCGCCTCGATCGACGATCTGCTCTAG
- a CDS encoding arsenic resistance protein: MRAVIGWAERHQVPLYLAALAAGVAFGHAVPAASRPLELAITPILGLLLYATFLGVPFSAIGSAVRDGRFLVTVLLLNFVAVPAVVFALSRFVAGERAVLVGVLLVLLTPCVDYVIVFTGLAGGSRARLLAATPLLMLAQMALLPAYLWLMVGGSFVAELDLRPFVDAFLLLIVLPLAAAVATQLLAARAAWARRVDAAATGLMVPLMMATLAVVVASQVPGVAGRWTVLAGLLPLYVAFAAVMIALGRGAGSLARLDAPGRRAVVFSGVTRNSLVVLPLALALPSAYALTPLVVVTQTLVELLVMVAMVAYARRAMPRA; this comes from the coding sequence ATGCGCGCAGTGATCGGATGGGCCGAGCGGCACCAGGTGCCGCTCTATCTCGCGGCGCTCGCCGCCGGCGTCGCCTTCGGGCACGCGGTGCCCGCGGCATCCCGTCCGCTCGAGCTCGCGATCACCCCGATACTCGGGCTGCTGCTGTACGCGACGTTCCTCGGTGTGCCGTTCTCCGCGATCGGCTCCGCGGTGCGCGACGGGCGATTCCTCGTCACGGTTCTCCTGCTCAACTTCGTCGCCGTGCCGGCCGTCGTCTTCGCCCTGTCGAGGTTCGTGGCCGGCGAGCGCGCCGTCCTCGTGGGCGTGCTTCTCGTGCTGCTGACCCCGTGCGTCGACTACGTCATCGTGTTCACGGGCCTCGCCGGCGGCTCGCGCGCGCGGCTCCTCGCCGCGACCCCGCTGCTCATGCTCGCCCAGATGGCGCTGCTGCCGGCGTACCTGTGGCTCATGGTCGGCGGCTCCTTCGTCGCCGAGCTCGACCTGCGTCCCTTCGTCGATGCCTTCCTGCTGCTCATCGTGCTCCCCCTGGCGGCGGCCGTCGCCACGCAGCTGCTGGCGGCCCGCGCGGCGTGGGCGCGCCGAGTGGATGCCGCGGCGACCGGCCTCATGGTGCCCCTCATGATGGCGACGCTTGCTGTCGTCGTCGCGTCGCAGGTTCCCGGCGTCGCGGGCCGGTGGACTGTGCTCGCCGGGCTCCTCCCGCTGTACGTGGCCTTCGCGGCCGTCATGATCGCGCTCGGTCGGGGAGCGGGGTCGCTCGCGCGACTGGACGCACCGGGGCGCCGGGCCGTCGTCTTCAGCGGCGTGACGCGCAACTCCCTCGTCGTGCTCCCGCTCGCGCTCGCGCTGCCGAGCGCGTACGCGCTGACCCCGCTCGTCGTGGTGACGCAGACCCTGGTCGAGCTGCTCGTCATGGTGGCGATGGTGGCATATGCCCGCAGGGCGATGCCGCGAGCGTAA
- a CDS encoding CDGSH iron-sulfur domain-containing protein — protein sequence MCTPSERPPSIEAYPDGPFIIRGTVEVVDESGNRIVTRRATSALCRCGASAIKPWCDGTHKIVGFRG from the coding sequence ATGTGCACACCGTCTGAGCGGCCCCCATCGATCGAGGCCTACCCCGACGGCCCCTTCATCATCCGGGGCACCGTGGAGGTCGTCGACGAAAGCGGAAACCGCATCGTCACGAGGCGGGCCACGTCGGCTCTGTGCCGGTGCGGTGCCTCCGCCATCAAGCCCTGGTGCGACGGCACGCACAAGATCGTGGGTTTCCGAGGCTGA
- a CDS encoding alpha-amylase family protein, protein MKITDTSDLWWKTAVVYCLDVETFVDANGDGIGDLQGLSQRIDYLAQLGVTVIWLMPFYPTPDRDDGYDVSDFYGVDPRLGTHGDLVEVIRTAKDRGMRVIVDLVVNHTSDRHPWFVSARKSVDSPYRDYYVWRDDPPAHAPNEVFPGEEDGIWEKDDKSGQYYLHSFYHHQPDLNVANPKVRDEIAKTIGFWLQLGISGFRVDAVPYLLEVPTGADMGDPHEFLRDIRQFLQRRSSEAILLGEVNLPYEKQLRYFGGADGDELSMQFDFVGMQAFYLSLARADPTPLIEALRSRPAIARESQWANFLRNHDELTLDKLSDDERQEVFDAFAPEEHQRVYGRGIVRRLPPMLHGDPRRIRMAYSLMFSLPGTPVIFYGEEIGMGENPDLDKRHAVRTPMQWAGDETGGFSSAPLSKLVAAPPGDGYAPVHVNAADQLDDRGSLLHFFRDLTGRYRISPELGWGELEILDAGAPGILAHSVSADVGRMVAVHNFTDVPATVRIALPGEPEGTSLVDLFGPDRMGLADGAASFEVDAYGHHWLRVSRPGDGRLT, encoded by the coding sequence ATGAAGATCACCGACACGAGCGACCTGTGGTGGAAGACCGCCGTCGTCTACTGCCTCGACGTCGAGACCTTCGTCGACGCGAACGGCGACGGCATCGGCGACCTGCAGGGGTTGTCGCAGCGCATCGACTACCTCGCCCAGCTGGGCGTCACGGTGATCTGGCTCATGCCGTTCTATCCCACGCCCGATCGCGACGACGGGTACGACGTCAGCGACTTCTACGGCGTCGATCCGCGCCTGGGCACCCACGGCGACCTCGTCGAGGTCATCCGCACGGCGAAAGACCGGGGGATGCGGGTGATCGTCGACCTCGTCGTGAACCACACGTCCGACCGGCACCCGTGGTTCGTCTCGGCCAGGAAGAGCGTCGACTCGCCCTACCGCGACTACTACGTCTGGCGAGACGACCCTCCCGCCCACGCTCCGAACGAGGTCTTCCCGGGGGAGGAGGACGGGATCTGGGAGAAGGACGACAAGAGCGGCCAGTACTACCTGCACAGCTTCTACCACCACCAGCCCGACCTGAACGTCGCGAACCCCAAGGTGCGCGACGAGATCGCCAAGACCATCGGCTTCTGGCTGCAGCTGGGCATCTCCGGCTTCCGCGTGGACGCCGTGCCCTACCTTCTCGAGGTGCCCACGGGCGCCGACATGGGCGATCCGCACGAGTTCCTGCGCGACATCCGCCAGTTCCTCCAGCGCCGCTCGAGCGAGGCGATCCTGCTCGGCGAGGTGAACCTGCCGTACGAGAAGCAGCTGCGCTACTTCGGCGGGGCGGACGGCGACGAGCTGTCGATGCAGTTCGACTTCGTCGGCATGCAGGCGTTCTACCTCTCCCTCGCCCGCGCCGATCCCACCCCCTTGATCGAGGCGCTGCGCTCGCGTCCCGCCATCGCGCGGGAGTCGCAGTGGGCCAACTTCCTCCGCAACCACGACGAGCTGACCCTCGACAAGCTCAGCGACGACGAACGCCAGGAGGTGTTCGACGCGTTCGCCCCCGAGGAGCACCAGCGCGTGTACGGTCGCGGCATCGTACGACGCCTTCCGCCCATGCTGCACGGCGACCCCCGTCGCATCCGCATGGCCTACAGCCTGATGTTCAGCCTTCCCGGCACCCCCGTCATCTTCTACGGGGAGGAGATCGGGATGGGCGAGAACCCCGACCTCGACAAGCGGCATGCGGTGCGCACGCCCATGCAATGGGCCGGGGATGAGACGGGGGGATTCTCCTCCGCGCCGCTGTCGAAGCTCGTCGCGGCGCCGCCGGGCGACGGATACGCGCCGGTCCACGTCAATGCGGCCGATCAGCTCGATGACCGCGGGTCGTTGCTGCACTTCTTCCGCGATCTCACCGGCCGGTACCGCATCTCGCCGGAACTGGGCTGGGGGGAACTGGAGATCCTGGATGCCGGGGCGCCCGGCATCCTCGCGCACTCCGTGTCGGCAGACGTCGGCCGCATGGTCGCGGTGCACAACTTCACCGACGTGCCCGCCACCGTGCGCATCGCGCTGCCGGGCGAGCCGGAGGGCACGTCCCTGGTGGATCTGTTCGGCCCCGACCGCATGGGGCTCGCCGACGGTGCCGCCTCGTTCGAGGTGGATGCCTACGGCCACCACTGGCTGCGCGTCAGCCGACCGGGCGACGGCCGCCTGACCTGA
- a CDS encoding cyclodeaminase/cyclohydrolase family protein yields the protein MDDDARIHPSISLEDWLDRLAQPTGAPGGGAASGIMMATAASLLHMVAAYTPDDERAVAAGGRLRRLRDDAVDAAQADGVRSAELGAALAHEEDDDRDRLVREAAIAAAGTSQRLGDVGMRLVDELHLIAGVGNPNLSADLVVAAEALAAGLGGALTNLRACVDLAEAHAGAGDEMPSRLADAAASDPLIAAARVAAAEVAAEHAD from the coding sequence ATGGACGACGACGCCCGCATCCACCCCAGCATCAGCCTCGAGGATTGGCTGGACCGTCTCGCGCAGCCCACGGGGGCCCCCGGAGGCGGAGCGGCGAGCGGCATCATGATGGCGACCGCCGCATCGCTCCTGCACATGGTCGCGGCGTACACGCCGGACGATGAGCGGGCCGTCGCCGCCGGCGGGCGGCTGCGCCGTCTGCGGGACGACGCCGTCGACGCTGCCCAGGCCGACGGGGTGCGCTCGGCGGAGCTCGGCGCCGCGCTGGCGCACGAAGAGGACGACGACCGCGACCGGCTCGTGCGCGAGGCGGCGATCGCCGCGGCGGGCACGTCGCAGCGCCTGGGGGATGTCGGAATGCGTCTCGTCGACGAGCTCCACCTCATCGCGGGGGTGGGCAACCCGAACCTGTCTGCAGACCTCGTGGTGGCCGCCGAGGCGCTCGCGGCGGGGCTCGGCGGGGCATTGACCAACCTGCGGGCCTGCGTCGACCTCGCGGAGGCGCACGCGGGCGCGGGGGACGAGATGCCGAGCCGGCTCGCGGATGCCGCGGCATCCGACCCGCTCATCGCGGCGGCGCGTGTCGCCGCCGCCGAGGTCGCCGCCGAGCACGCCGACTGA
- a CDS encoding TIGR03885 family FMN-dependent LLM class oxidoreductase — MVFTGFHASHEQIPPSTLLRHVQDADAAGFDGAMCSDHLSPWTPRQGESGFALSWIAAALATTRFSIGMVNAPGQRYHPAVVAQAFSTLEEMFPGRFWAALGSGEAMNEHVTGDGWPDKDTRTRRLGECVDVMRRLFAGEEVDHDGLVRVHRGRIWSLPETPPPLLATAVSPGTAAWAASWADGIATVAQEPEALRSLLDAYGDAGGGGPRVLQVHVSLAPTDAEALALARDQWRNGLVSPPLAWDLPHPEDFEALTTDPDEAELRKAVLVSHDPDELADRIAALVQLGFDRVYLHHVGKDQRHFLDAAARVILPRLKETP, encoded by the coding sequence ATGGTCTTCACCGGTTTCCACGCCTCGCACGAGCAGATCCCCCCGAGCACCCTCCTGCGGCATGTGCAGGATGCCGACGCGGCCGGCTTCGACGGCGCCATGTGCTCCGACCACCTCTCGCCGTGGACGCCGAGACAGGGCGAGTCGGGCTTCGCGCTCAGCTGGATCGCCGCGGCCCTCGCCACCACACGGTTCTCGATCGGAATGGTCAACGCACCGGGGCAGCGGTATCACCCCGCCGTCGTCGCGCAGGCGTTCTCGACGCTCGAGGAGATGTTCCCCGGCCGGTTCTGGGCCGCCCTCGGCAGCGGCGAGGCGATGAACGAGCACGTCACGGGCGACGGATGGCCCGACAAGGACACCCGTACGCGGCGCCTCGGCGAATGCGTCGATGTCATGCGCCGGCTGTTCGCGGGAGAGGAGGTCGACCACGACGGTCTCGTTCGCGTGCACCGCGGGAGGATCTGGAGCCTGCCGGAGACGCCGCCGCCCCTGCTGGCGACGGCCGTGAGCCCCGGGACGGCGGCCTGGGCGGCCTCGTGGGCCGACGGCATCGCCACCGTGGCGCAGGAACCCGAAGCCCTTCGCTCGCTGCTCGACGCGTACGGCGACGCCGGCGGTGGGGGGCCCCGCGTCCTGCAGGTGCACGTGAGCCTCGCGCCGACGGATGCCGAGGCCCTCGCGCTCGCGCGGGACCAGTGGCGCAACGGCCTCGTCTCGCCGCCGCTCGCGTGGGATCTCCCTCACCCCGAAGACTTCGAGGCGCTCACGACCGACCCGGACGAGGCGGAGCTGCGCAAGGCCGTGCTCGTCTCCCACGATCCCGACGAGCTCGCTGACCGGATCGCAGCGCTCGTCCAGCTCGGATTCGACCGGGTCTACCTCCACCACGTCGGCAAGGACCAGCGCCACTTCCTCGACGCCGCAGCCCGCGTCATCCTGCCCCGCCTGAAGGAGACCCCATGA
- a CDS encoding helix-turn-helix transcriptional regulator, giving the protein MTPAASSLRDEAPPSLDLDPEDLLREISRRALEYWFRVPPERLHRALRRVDPELIAQNRAALVLYFATRGEGADDLPWITPPDAPPVPESLRDIVEVFRLLESGRPAAAARLMDRAYAHLLAGTADTHRTRDGGWTAAVALHTGTTRALAGDFGAAAADLARAGVWHVPDTLMCVPRDAHAMLALVHALVGDYRIAAWALRSLERMTPSDSWLEPEIDATARIAEASLTEPSARPAASDDFSLAAFVLDTHPAGVYRGRWPFLVWQVTRSLLRQERISDAETQIEQFRRARLPGCDGDGLPRSVLPCTAATVACLREDDAAAWRLLAEADPDCDLTITTTATTALQFGRYEQARAAAERLLDRCGELRGSRIAAIGVLAAAALRDGDRAGAEALLRPLAFESRPLARSEEPWLPSDVRELLGEMESESRRPAATPSPPAGLTRGDLEILALLDSPLSRQEIADRLFVSLNTVKSRIAGVYRKLGVASRGDAVAAARVRGVLG; this is encoded by the coding sequence ATGACACCCGCCGCCTCGTCGCTGCGCGACGAGGCACCCCCTTCGCTCGATCTCGATCCCGAAGATCTCCTCCGGGAGATATCCCGACGCGCCCTCGAATACTGGTTCCGCGTGCCCCCCGAACGCCTCCATCGCGCGCTTCGGCGAGTGGATCCGGAGCTGATCGCGCAGAACCGGGCAGCGCTGGTGCTGTACTTCGCCACGCGGGGCGAGGGAGCGGACGACCTCCCGTGGATCACCCCGCCGGACGCACCGCCGGTCCCGGAGTCGCTGCGGGACATCGTCGAGGTGTTCCGGCTGCTGGAGTCGGGGCGGCCGGCCGCCGCCGCGCGGCTGATGGATCGCGCGTACGCGCACCTGCTCGCCGGAACCGCGGATACGCACCGCACTCGCGACGGCGGTTGGACCGCCGCGGTCGCGCTGCACACGGGGACAACCCGCGCCCTCGCGGGCGACTTCGGCGCCGCAGCGGCGGACCTCGCCCGTGCGGGCGTCTGGCATGTCCCCGACACCCTCATGTGCGTGCCCCGCGACGCCCACGCGATGCTCGCCCTCGTGCACGCGCTCGTCGGCGACTACCGAATCGCCGCATGGGCGCTCCGCTCCCTCGAGCGAATGACGCCGAGCGACTCGTGGCTCGAACCGGAGATCGACGCGACGGCACGCATCGCCGAGGCGTCGCTCACCGAGCCCTCTGCGCGACCGGCGGCATCCGACGACTTCTCCCTCGCAGCCTTCGTCCTCGACACCCACCCCGCAGGGGTGTACCGAGGGCGATGGCCGTTTCTCGTGTGGCAGGTCACGCGAAGCCTGCTGAGGCAGGAGCGCATCAGCGACGCCGAGACGCAGATCGAGCAGTTCCGGCGTGCGCGCCTGCCGGGCTGCGACGGCGACGGCCTCCCCCGCTCGGTGCTGCCCTGCACGGCCGCGACCGTCGCGTGCCTCCGGGAAGACGATGCCGCCGCGTGGCGCCTCCTCGCGGAGGCCGACCCGGATTGCGACCTGACGATCACCACCACCGCGACGACGGCGTTGCAGTTCGGCCGCTACGAACAGGCCCGCGCCGCCGCAGAGCGCCTCCTGGACCGGTGCGGCGAGCTTCGGGGCTCCCGGATCGCCGCGATCGGAGTGCTCGCCGCGGCTGCCCTGCGCGACGGCGACCGCGCGGGTGCGGAGGCGCTGCTGCGGCCGCTCGCCTTCGAGTCCCGCCCGCTCGCACGGTCGGAAGAGCCGTGGCTGCCATCCGATGTGCGGGAGCTGCTCGGCGAGATGGAGTCGGAATCTCGCCGCCCCGCCGCGACGCCCTCTCCCCCCGCGGGGCTCACTCGCGGAGACCTCGAGATCCTCGCCCTGCTCGACTCCCCGCTCTCTCGCCAGGAGATCGCCGATCGCCTGTTCGTCTCGCTCAACACGGTGAAGTCCCGCATCGCCGGCGTCTATCGCAAGCTCGGTGTCGCCTCCAGAGGGGATGCCGTCGCCGCCGCCCGGGTCCGGGGGGTCCTCGGGTAG